TCAAGACGACATGGGTCACAAAAGGTACACgagagggaggggcgtgtgCATGATCTCGAAGCGACACATCTCTTCTTCCATCCCTGTTGGTCCCCACCTCCTGTTCGTGGGCCATGATCCCATGGCGAACAGCGACAGACGGGGACGTAGAAAGGGGGACCTTGTGTGCGATCCTGGGTGTGGACCTGCATCTCTCCTGCTGCGCTGCTTGCTGCACGTCCGGGAGGAAGGGGTTAGCCTCAGCATGGCTTGCTCCACGACAAAACGGGCACGATTTACACGGCCGATAACCAGAAAGCCGATTATTGTCCATTGCGCCAGAATGAGCGCCCGTGGCGCGCCAACTAAGGGATATCGGCTGAGGCCATCTCGCGAGCCCTGGTCACGGAGCTTTCCCTCAGATCGTTGCGGTCTGCTATCATTCTGTGTACTCTGTCTGTGCAGAATGGCTTGAGGCATCAACGTTTTGTGCGCCTGGATCCCTATCTCGGCTCTTACGTAACCTGGCCTGGAAAGACATGTAGAAGAAATTGGTAAAGAACGGCAAGGTGCTTTCTTCGTTGCGAAAAGCACGGATACATACAGAGACCTGTCGTGGGTTTCTCGCGGACGACGTCCGCAGAAGCCCGTCTGCCCCGTACGCCATTCGGGAAGAGGCTAACACAGCAGGAACAACGCAGGTCTCGCAACCCTGTCCCGGTCGGGCGCAATCTCAACCAGACTGACTGGCAATGTCGATGCACGTATCTCGACATACTTACATTAGCCCCACGCATGGGACACGATGGGCATTGTGCCCACAGTCCAGCACCACCTTGTCGCGACCACCTTCACGCGTCGGCCTGCATACATGGTGCAATGGAGGTCCAACCACCCATGGACGGATTAGCTGGAGAGGTGCCGCACCAGTCGGGCAAACCCCATGCTGTCCCGAGCCCAGAAAATCCTGGAGCCGAGAGGGCGCCCTGAGACGGCCAGTGTAGGATTGCAAAGGCCGCACTTGGCAAAGTGCCGGATGGCGCCCGCGGCAAGGATACATGGCTTGCACCCAGGCCAGTGGCTCTGGGATTCTTCGCATGTGGTGACCTGCACACGGTTGACGCCATCAAGATACTCGGGCCGTCTTTGACCATTGATAAGCCGCGCCAACACCGTGCCTCCGGAGTTTTTTGCGCCCATGGTCGACACGGACCACCTGGAATCATGGAAGCAAGGAAGAAGGGTGTCAGACGGCCCTGATGAGGAAACGTACGATacgcccgccgacgtggacACACGGGGGCCTTGGCCAGAGAACCTGCACGCGCTCCTTTGTGCCCGAGGGCAAGACTGGGCATTTACACGAACCGCTGATCTGTGCGCCGCAAGCCTTTTTGCCCAGACTCGTCAAAGACTGACACGCGGGTGATACGATGCTACGGTGGCATCGTCCATGGGCGAGAGGTTTCTACCAAAGAAGCACGATTGCggagaaaagaaaaggacCCGATGACGTCTGCGCGAGAGGGGCATAGTAGGCATTCAACTAGGTGTGCGATAATGTGCAAACGACGCACAATGCCTACCGGTTGTCGCAGGGATAGTCGGGCGCGGCTGTGCGACGCTGTCACGGCATCGCGATCTGCTGCCTACTGcactgctcctcctcctccctaTCGACCCCTTCCCCAGAGCCCCAGCATTGTGTGGTCCCGGGCTGGTTAGACGAGTCACTTCTGAggggccgtggcgggcgcctcgtcgctcttAGCTGCATGGCTTGGTCTGGGGGGGAGAGAAAGGGGGCTGCAGGTGAGCAGACAGGCAGGGAGGGGCATGGACGCAAATTGGCGGACAGAGTGTGGTCCGCccctgctggtgctggttgCTTGTCAGTTTCTTTCTCTGCCTGCATCGGTCCTGCGACAGCACCGAGGCTACTGCCACTGGTTTGTTGACTCAGCACCAACAAAGGGATGCGCGAGAATGACTGCGCGGGCATGCCATTCGCCTTTGTTATCTTTACCCTCCTCCATTGCCGATTGCagcacatacatacagtatagtatgtatgtgcaggcaggcaggcaccccAGGCTGGCAATATGGTCAGTCAACGAGTCGGGCATGCGTCCGTCCTTCCATCCGGCACCCTGTTTGTCAtggcccgcagcagcagcaagcagcgTGCTGCGAGCGTTGCGTGCCAAGCGCAGAAAATCGTGTCCCCCCATCATCCATGAAACGTCCGTTTTCCATGCCCGGGCagtccagccgccgccgccgccggccttccTACTCTCGTTACTTGTTTCACTCCCGCCCCCGTTTTCAACCATCAGAAGACAGAGACGAATGCCACCTCGCAAATGCAGTCCAGTTTATTAGCGATGAGTCTCAGGATCATCGGTCCAGTCGCGCATCGCCCTACCAGGTCACTTCGTACTACTAGGCACTGTAGCTAGTACCTCTTAGTAGGAGGTACTAACCTCAAGCTCCTATTACTAGAGGTAAGTACTAAGGGTCCTTCGCTGCCCGCTTCCCTCGTCTCCTTCTGTCATCGCTCGACGGCGGTTCGGTTCGGTTCGGTCAGTTGCCTTGGAgctgcacacacacacacacgtaTATATACGCACacccctccacctcctcggcattgtcgtcgtcgtcgtcgtcgccgtgacTGCGTTGCTCTGTCGCTCCGTTGCTCCCCTCGGGGGTGGCCTTGCATCAATAGAGGGCGACGCGAGTGAACATGCGGCTGCTACGCATCCTCGTGGCGTCAAGGCCCATCAAGGTGGCTCTCCCCCGGAGTCAGGCCATCATGATGATGCGCATGTTCGCGCCTGCAGAGGCCTGGTCCACGTCTCGCGGTACCATATGTACAACCATCATGATGCCACGACACTGTAAAAATGGAATTTTCAAgtgagaagagagagagagagaaaaagacATTACCGCGAAGTGCCGcttcgccgcccgtccgttgttgtcgttgcaAGTTAGAACCTATTACCATAATGCATGCCTTTTTTTGCAATCCCTGCCCGAGCCGTTTTGGAGCCTGCCTCCCCCCCAGTCCCTTCCTCAGCCCGATGCCAACAACCCCAAAAACTTTTTTTTGAACCGCCCTCTAatggaaaaaaaaaggagaaAAGAAAATGGAGAACGGATAAACGGAGAAGAAGCTAGAAATGGTAGATTGCCGCTCGCTTTTCCCGCTCCGCTCATGTCCTTCCCGCTTCGTCACCATGCGTGCGTGACATGTGAAaggccgctgcgctgctgtAGCATCAGCGGCGAACAAACTCCGACCGTCCCTGAACATCCCCCGCTCTCACCCCACGCGTATCAGCCCATGTGCGCAACGTTGGGTAGAAGAAAGCCTGCGCGGGGCATGGAACACAGCCAGAATGCAAAAGCAAAAGGGCAGAACGACCCAACGCCTAAATGCTTGCCAGGGACGGGTACtgtgccgcctcgcccccaGGCAACCCGATCTCGGGTGAAGGAAAATTGATTGCAAAACAAGTAACCGATGCATGTGTATCATCAGAATGACCGTTTTGATGTCAGCCTCGGTCGCATTTTCTTTTCTTATGCGGGGCTGTGCTGCTGTATGAATACGTCCTCATCGAACCTCAATCTTGTGTGACGCGTCCACGAGCATGGCCAGGGAATGTTGCGCCGGCACGTACGACGTGCTCGAGTCATAGGCGGCGTAGTCCGACTTCTCCCACGCGGCCCCGTTCATCTGGGTATACACCAGCCGTCCCTTCTGGCGGACATTGTTGTACCGAATAAGCGAGGCCTTGCCCGGCGGGGTCTTGAGCACCACGgacggctccggcgccggcgcgagtcgctgctcgtcgttggtatcgccgtcggcgcggctgcCCCACGATGTCTGTACTCATCAGTCAGCAACCCACAGCTATCGCCCGCACGCATGAGGTCCCGGGGGAGGGTTCATCGAATCGACTTACCATGTTAAGAGTGATGAGGGCGTATATTTTGATGAGGCCATGGAAGTACCCGAAAATGATGGAGACGGGCAGGAACACGATGTCGCCCGGGTTGCGCAGGAACAGTCCCATCAGCTTCACCACCTTGGTGAACCCGAACATAAAGGCGAACTGCGCCCAGAAGGCGTATCGGCGATGCTCCGGGCTCCAATCGCCAGTGGCCCACCAGCACGACGCGAGAAGGAGAGGGTCGATGGCAAACGCCAGAGACGTAAAGGTGGCAATATGCAGAGCGTAGGTGCACCACGGTTGCTGACTGCAAGCAGGACGCAAATTTAGTACGTGACGCAAACCAGGCAATAGGAACAGAGAGAGGGCTTGCTTACCTCCAAACGTGTTTCTCGCGGACGAGGCTTGTCCAGTTGCTCCGCCAATTGCTGCGCGCCCAGCGCGAGCACTGGTACAAGAACTTATGACCGTTCTCGAGCGTCGTCTCCAGCTCGCACTCTCGGCTGTACTGAATCCAAGTCTTCCACTGGTGGCTGACGAGCCATCGGGTGACAAaattgtcgtcgtcggcgttgagAATCCACCTACGCCACTTCTCGTTCTTAAACCCTTGCAGAAAGTCGTGGCTCGATAGGATCTCGGACCGATACGCCCCGGTGCGTCCAGACATGCATGACGTACCCCCGTCTATGTTGTGCGTGGCCGAGATCTCAAAGTTGCGACGCTCAATGTACGCTGCGCCGAGCCAATTCCAGGCCCGCGTGACCCAGTCCGCCGTCCACTCACGCCTGACACGCTGGCACGTCCCCACGCCCCCAACCCTAGGGTCCTCGAACGGGGCCAGGATCCATGGCAGCATGGTCGAGGGCCAGGtgacgtcgtcatcggccaTGACGGTGATGGGCGTCTTGACCGTCGGGAGCGCCTCGCACACCTGAAGCCTCTTGTTGGCAATGGGTGTGTCCATGACGCGTATGTTCGGGTACGCAAGCGAATCAGCCAGACGGGCCAATGCCTTGCGCTTATCGTACGTTGTGACGAGAATCAATTCGGCCGGTTTGCAGACAAGGATGCTCTGGAGCGCAGGCCTGAGCTCCTCGAATGCGTGATGGATTGTAGGTATGACCACGGTAACATCTTCATGCGTGAATGTTGGTTTCGCTGGAATAGGCTTGGACTTATAAGTCCAATGGCTCACGCAGTGGACGAGAAGCCTCAAATAGCGGTGAACCCTACACCCCAGATTGTCAGTGCTAGGTCTTGCTGTCTGCCGCGCAATGGTAAACTGACCAAAGGACCCAGAAGACACAGGCCCAAAATGTGGTCGAGTACCAAAAGTCGGGTGACGGCACGAGtcgaagaagcgcgccgccagccgtgGCCAacgcctgctcgacgacctccTCTATTTCCGACCCCATCTCGAAGTTGTGTGGCACGGAAATTTGAAAAAAGTAGGAGGATCAAGCAAGCTTGGTTCAAGGAGCTCTTTAAAGCGACAGAACCGCAAGAAAAGGGACAGAAGCCAGCTCCCGTCCGTCGCGTCGAGATATTACTGTATGTCCCACACCAGAACCGAGTCCGAGAGCTGGAAACCAGCTACAGCTATGGTAGGCAGGAACAATGGCTCCCTGTGCATGCCAAAACGCTCAGCAAGTTACGCGTATGCCCCCGAAAACGGCCTCTTTCCGGGGTGCTTTCCCGTCTATGGAGTCGTTCGGCCGAAGCGAGCTACGCGAGAGCTCCCTGATGATGAGACCGCCGTCCAAAGGCCCGGCAGATGAGCCGCGCCGGATTTCTGGGTGGTTGGATGAGAGCCAAAAGTCAAGAaacgaccgaccgaccgaccgacgcgTAGAGACCAAGGGCAAGCCGAACGCGTGTAAGCGaggcaagagagagagatagagagagagatggaagACGCCTAGGCCAAAGAAGCACAGAAAAGAGCAACGAAGGGCGCGACGAGCAACACGCTGCGTCGAGGTGTCGTCTAGTGTACAaccaaggaggagggcgaggctgtTACTCGCGTTCCTGCTGGTGCATGACAGGTGGCAAGGTGGCAGATGAAGAGGCgaggtgatgatgggcgaaGACGGGTTGGGCCCCGGCTCAAGATATAACGGATGCAACGGCCAAGCTGGAGTCGCGGCCAGTGCTTCCTCTTGTGCCTCCGAGCAGCCATGTCATGCATGAAGATGGAGACGGAGGGTCTAAGTGTGTGCCAGGCAAGTGGGAAATGTTCATGTAAAAAGTACGTACAGCAGTAGTTGCATTTCTAGCAGCTCGACTTGGAGCATTGATCGTGGTGTGGTTGTGTGGGTGGTGCGTCTGGACGACGGACCCGACCAGGGTGCCCGCCATGGTGGAGACGGAGGATGGGGTATGGCGGTTGAGGAGGGGGCGTGTCTCCTGCGAGGTAGAGGACCAAAGTACGAGGCCAGTACTTGGGATCAGGGCCGATGCCAATgaccaccgccgtcgtcttcgcggGTGGCCGTTCGTGGTTGACGGCATGGTCGTGGGTCGCGAGAACGCCTTCAAGTATCGGAAAGCCGGCCTCGGACGCAGCGTCTGTACGACTCAAGTCAAGTCTGACGACGGTGTCTTCTTCCGCCACAGAGAGCGAGACCGACAATATGACAAAGGAAGCTTAGAGGGCCCATGCTCCTCCTGTCCTGGGGCCTGACAATAGCACCTTGGGAATGGGGCCGTTGCAGTGCCCCGGGGCAAGCAAACAATCGGCagcgcccccctccccgtccctGGCGGGCCCTGGAGGGGAACCCCGGCCTGATCGCCGAGCGTTGTTCAGGCCCGCATCCAGCAacagccagcagcggccaTTCGCACCTAGGCACCTGATAAATCGCAAATCGGGATGTGCTTCCTGGCCGGGACTGGCGACCTCGGGAGGTTGCGACGGGCGCAAATTGCGTCGCTCTGGAGGCCACCCCAATGCCTGGTCCTAGTCTGGCGTCAACTGGTGTCCGTCCTCTGGTCCCGACTGGCTCACGTTTCGAACCGCCCGTCCACTATCCACGGGCACGAGGGCGCACTCCGTGTCCCCATcacgatgccgcccagcTGTTCAATCAACGGGGACTGGACGGAGCCAGTGGCGCCTCCCAATGGTAGGTACGCACGTACGTAGTCAAGACAGGACGAGCACAAACGGCAGAATGGCCGACCCGGAATGGCATGTGAGCGTCAGCGACCGGGGCGGCGTCCCTCTTTCGCCGCAACGTCAAAACGGTCGCATCAGCACACACCTCTTGCCGCCCCAGCAGTTGCTCTCCATCACCCCGTCGCTTGGCACGAAGCGAAGTAGTACACAGTAGCCTGCCCTGTCGCGCATTCGTTGCTGCCAAGCAGGCCAAACGCGACGGGTGTTGGCTTgcggtgatggcggccgGGACCGGCGCCAGAGGTGGCGTCAAAGACGCGGGTTGATCCTCGTGTGGATCagcaccctcgccgccgactgtCGCGCCTTTGGGAGGCGGAGCGTTTCgttggcgccgtggtggGTTCGCTCTAGCCTCTGTGTGCCTGACCACACCTCATTCTGGACCTTCCATGGCTGGGTCCGtctcgctgtcgctgtcgctccatgtatgtatgcaccTTGGAAAATTCCCACCAGtacaccgacgccgccatggcgacgagacaGACATTTCCTTGATACGATACACGAGACGCATCGTGGTCCCTGCAAAAGGCAGTCGACACGAGCTGGTGTcgggcggacgagggcgtgaGGAAAGAGGGAACAAGCTCGCCCGATTGTCCAACCAGGGATCTGGCAAAAGAGACAAGCATCGGTTTACATGCAGGTACTGAACAGTATCGTCCGCATCCCATGAgcgccgtccttgtcgcgGTGCTAGTTCGGGGGAGGACAAGCACTGGGATCAGACCCAGGGGCCAGTGGCATGGCCCTGGAGCGCGCACACGAGGCGTGGTTGAGAGTGGTGTGGCAGTTGAGCGCGGTGCCGTTGGTGTCGAGTGCCCGAGTTTCCAGAGATAATAAAGCGGGAAGCCAGCCAACCAACACGATGCATACAGGTTGACCACGCCATGCCTTGCCTAATACCCGTAGGTATCTGGCtagcagggccagcagcgtcaaCGTCCGTCCATCTGCcccatcggcggcgggccggcaaGAGGCCTGCAAGTGGGCGTGGGGTGAGGGACCACAGGGCGACCCAGAAGGCGCTTGGAGGGCGAGACGATCATGAACAGCGATACCCTTCATGTggccccgacgacgtcaagggGGAGCAATGGATCCGAAGGCGGCCGTGCAGGCATGCAAACACACAGTTTGCAGGACGGAACTCGTATAGTGGTGTTGTTGTGGCTGTTGGTCAGAGGGAGGTGGCGTTGCTGTGCGCCTGGCCCCATTGTGCCACCCAGCACCCTTCGATTTTGGCGTTGCCGTCCGTTTCGGACGATGCGCATGCGGCCTGCCATGGGACATGGAACGTTGGTGCTCGGCGTACAGGCCATCGACCGGCCTCTGCAACATCGCTTCTGCTGAGCCGTTTTCGCGAAGCAAGGCAGTTGGGGAGGTGCGTGGTAgcgctgtcgacgacgccacgcCCTCGATGGGCGACCGTGGTGCAAGGGGTCTGGTGTGTACCTGTATGCCTGGCAAGCAGGAGGCTAATGCAGCTCAAGGACCCTGTACACTAGGCATCCGGGTCGCCGAGAGCCCTGCTGGTCACTTCGTGAGCCGGGGGATGTTGGGGGCGCATACGGCCAGGGCCATGGAACCACGGActgctgcgcgcgcatcCTCATACATACGTTCCTTTGCACTTACGTGGAAGAACGAGCGAGTAATTCTCGCAACTGCTCCTCGGGCCAGGGTGCCTTCCTCGATCCTGCCTGTCTATGTATCGGGCGAGCGGTCCCCGGTTGCGTTTGGCGAGGCGAAGCATGGAGCAAGAgccgggcgagcgggcgcgaTAACAGCTTCTGCCGGCTGCTTCGTTTCTATGTTTACGGCGTCGCAGGCGCAGGACTTGCCCGTGACAACGCACATCGGGCTGATTTCGTCGGTAGGTATAGATAAGCAGGTCTGaccagacgaggaggaagggggg
This region of Purpureocillium takamizusanense chromosome 9, complete sequence genomic DNA includes:
- the GT2 gene encoding Type 2 glycosyltransferase (TransMembrane:4 (o29-49i333-362o374-395i402-423o)~COG:M~EggNog:ENOG503Q4IM~CAZy:GT2_Glyco_tranf_2), which gives rise to MGSEIEEVVEQALATAGGALLRLVPSPDFWYSTTFWACVFWVLWVHRYLRLLVHCVSHWTYKSKPIPAKPTFTHEDVTVVIPTIHHAFEELRPALQSILVCKPAELILVTTYDKRKALARLADSLAYPNIRVMDTPIANKRLQVCEALPTVKTPITVMADDDVTWPSTMLPWILAPFEDPRVGGVGTCQRVRREWTADWVTRAWNWLGAAYIERRNFEISATHNIDGGTSCMSGRTGAYRSEILSSHDFLQGFKNEKWRRWILNADDDNFVTRWLVSHQWKTWIQYSRECELETTLENGHKFLYQCSRWARSNWRSNWTSLVREKHVWSQQPWCTYALHIATFTSLAFAIDPLLLASCWWATGDWSPEHRRYAFWAQFAFMFGFTKVVKLMGLFLRNPGDIVFLPVSIIFGYFHGLIKIYALITLNMTSWGSRADGDTNDEQRLAPAPEPSVVLKTPPGKASLIRYNNVRQKGRLVYTQMNGAAWEKSDYAAYDSSTSYVPAQHSLAMLVDASHKIEVR